The following proteins are encoded in a genomic region of Sebastes fasciatus isolate fSebFas1 chromosome 12, fSebFas1.pri, whole genome shotgun sequence:
- the slc6a20 gene encoding sodium- and chloride-dependent transporter XTRP3, with amino-acid sequence MGREARPNWDNPIQFVLACVSYAVGLGNVWRFPYLCQMHGGGGFLIPYFIMLILEGVPLFYLELAIGQKMSRGSIGAWSAISPYLGGVGLASVVTSLYLCLYYNVINAWSFWYLFHSFQSVLPWAECPINANRTGPLEECERATPTQYFFYRETLDISSNIEVNGGIHTGQALCLVLAWGITYLFIVRGVKSTGKVVYFTAVFPYVVLFIYLIRGVTLHGAINGVKYMFTPKMEQLADPKTWINAATQIFFSLGLGFGTLIAFASYNQYNNNFERQAIIVSVINCGTSIFASIVTFSIYGFKATVNYENCLERTRLLLLNTFNLAEDRINMDNVLDWITKLNTTYPEQFAEIEYKLEGCSLESELDTAVEGTGLAFIVYSEAIKNMPLSQLWSVLYFVMLLLLGMGSMLGNVTAIITPLRDFKVVSHLSDELLNGLVCLFCLLLGLGFTTTSGNYWFTMFNDYGANFSLLFIVLIEVITVSYIYGIKRFEKDIEDMIGHRPNWYWKIMWAGVSPLLLITLFVVYIVNYIRGGTPTYQAWNQELGKSVVTEYPVFGQVFIGLLLVSSVSCVPLTALYVFCKKRKQGRHPEKQRTVSTIST; translated from the exons ATGGGAAGAGAAGCGAGACCCAACTGGGACAACCCCATCCAGTTTGTTCTGGCATGTGTATCATATGCAGTCGGTCTGGGCAACGTGTGGAGGTTTCCATACCTCTGTCAGATGCATGGTGGAG GGGGGTTTCTGATTCCATATTTCATCATGCTGATTCTGGAGGGTGTTCCCTTATTCTACCTGGAGCTGGCCATCGGTCAGAAGATGAGTCGAGGCAGCATCGGGGCGTGGAGCGCCATCAGCCCTTATTTAGGAGGAGTAG GTCTTGCTAGTGTCGTGACATCCCTGTATCTGTGTCTCTATTACAACGTCATCAATGCATGGAGTTTCTGGTAcctctttcattcatttcaa TCAGTCCTGCCCTGGGCAGAGTGCCCCATCAATGCCAATCGTACAGGACCGTTAGAGGAGTGTGAACGTGCGACACCCACCCAGTACTTCTTCTACAGGGAAACACTGGACATCTCTTCTAATATTGAAGTGAACGGAGGCATTCATACAGGCCAGGCTCTGTGCCTTGTGCTGGCCTGGGGGATCACCTACCTGTTCATTGTCCGAGGAGTAAAGTCAACAGGGAAG GTGGTGTACTTTACAGCCGTATTTCCATATGTGGTCCTCTTCATCTACCTGATCCGGGGCGTCACTCTGCACGGTGCCATCAATGGTGTCAAATACATGTTCACACCCAAG ATGGAGCAGCTTGCCGACCCGAAAACATGGATCAATGCGGCCACTCAGATCTTTTTCTCCCTGGGTTTGGGTTTCGGGACACTTATAGCTTTTGCCAGCTACAACCAGTACAACAATAACTTTGAGCGCCAGGCCATCATCGTTTCCGTCATCAACTGTGGAACCTCCATCTTCGCCAGCATTGTCACCTTCTCCATCTATGGGTTCAAGGCCACCGTCAACTACGAGAACTGTCTGGAGAG GACACGCTTACTGCTGCTGAATACCTTTAATCTAGCAGAGGACAGGATCAACATGGACAACGTCTTGGACTGGATTACGAAGCTGAACACAACGTACCCAGAGCAGTTCGCTGAAATCGAATACAAACTGGAAGGCTGCAGCCTGGAGAGTGAGCTAGACACG gcagtgGAGGGAACGGGTCTGGCCTTCATTGTGTACAGTGAGGCCATTAAGAACATGCCGTTGTCTCAGCTGTGGTCAGTGTTGTACTTCGTCATGCTCCTGCTGTTGGGAATGGGCAGCATGCTGGGCAACGTCACCGCCATCATCACCCCGCTACGAGACTTCAAGGTTGTGTCCCACTTGAGCGACGAGTTGCTCAATG GTTTAgtgtgtttgttctgtctgCTGCTCGGCCTGGGCTTCACCACCACGTCAGGGAATTACTGGTTTACCATGTTCAACGATTACGGAGCCAatttctctctgctcttcatcgtCCTCATCGAGGTCATAACTGTCAGTTACATCTATGGAATTAAAAG GTTTGAAAAAGACATAGAAGACATGATCGGCCATCGTCCCAACTGGTACTGGAAGATCATGTGGGCAGGAGTCAGTCCCCTTCTCCTCATCACCCTCTTCGTCGTCTATATTGTCAACTACATCCGAGGAGGGACACCCACCTACCAAGCATGGAACCAAGAGCTG GGTAAGTCAGTGGTGACGGAGTATCCTGTCTTTGGTCAAGTCTTCATCGGGCTGCTGCTGGTGTCGTCCGTCAGCTGTGTTCCCCTCACGGCTCTGTACGTCTTCTGCAagaagaggaaacaaggaagacATCCCGAGAAGCAGCGTACCGTCAGCACAATCTCTACTTAG